From Phragmites australis chromosome 5, lpPhrAust1.1, whole genome shotgun sequence, a single genomic window includes:
- the LOC133918610 gene encoding coatomer subunit beta'-2-like encodes MPLRLDIKRKLAQRSERVKSVDLHPTEPWILSSLYSGSVCIWNYQTQTMVKSFEVTDLPVRSSKFIARKQWVVAGADDMFIRVYNYNTMDKVKVFEAHTDYIRCVVVHPTQPFVLSSSDDMLIKLWDWDKGWVCTQIFEGHSHYVMQVTLNPKDTNTFASASLDRTIKIWSLGSPDPNFTLDGHSKGVNCLDYFTGGDRPYLITGSDDQTAKVWDYQTKSCVQTLEGHTHNVSAVCFHPELPIIITGSEDGTVRMWHSTTYRLENTLNYGLERVWALGYMKGSRRIVIGYDEGTIMIKIGREVPVASMDSSGKIIWAKHNEIQTVNIKTVGADNEIADGERLPLAVKELGSCDLYPQSLRHNPNGRFVVVCGDGEYIIYTALAWRNRSFGSALEFVWSTDGEYAVRESTSRIKIYSKNFQEKKSIRPSFSTERIFGGVLLAMCTNDFICFYDWAECRLIRRIDVNVKNLYWADSGDLVTIASDTSFYILKYNRDVVSSHLDGGGSVGEEGVEDAFELLHEINERVRTGLWVGDCFIYNNSSWRLNYCVGGEVTTLFHLDRPMYLLGYLANQSRVYLIDKQFNVVGYTLLLSLIEYKTLVMRGDFDRANSMLSSIPKEQYDSVARFLESRGMLEEALEIATDTNYRFDLAVQLGRLEIAKAIATEVQSESKWKQLGELAMSTGKLEMAEECLLHAMDLSGLLLLYSSLGDAEGITRLASVAKEQGKNNVSFLCFFMLGKLEECLQLLIESNRIPEAALMARSYLPSKVPEIVALWKKDLQKINPKAAESLADPEEYPNLFPDWQIALNVEATVAPKRGIYPPAEEYMIHAERSNESLVEAFKNTHVHEEVLPDDNEDTVHEVIEDSGVEESQEDAVEVYAEDDGVEESQDDAVEVEADGSTDGAVFVNGNSSEEQWVLTPEQ; translated from the exons ATG CCGCTCCGGTTGGATATAAAG AGGAAGCTCGCGCAGAGGTCGGAGAGGGTCAAGTCCGTGGATCTGCATCCGACAGAGCCATG GATTTTGTCGAGTCTGTACTCAGGGAGCGTTTGCATCTGGAACTATCAGACGCAG ACTATGGTGAAGTCATTTGAAGTCACGGATTTACCAG TTCGTTCGTCTAAATTTATTGCTCGAAAGCAATGGGTCGTTGCTGGCGCCGACGATATGTTCATCCGTGTGTACAATTACAATACAATGGATAAGGTCAAGGTTTTTGAAGCTCATACTGACTACATTAGGTGTGTGGTTGTTCATCCAACCCAGCCTTTTGTTTTGTCATCTTCCGATGACATGCTTATTAAGCTATGGGATTGGGACAAAGGCTGGGTGTGTACTCAAATCTTTGAGGGGCATTCTCACTATGTGATGCAAGTCACACTTAACCCAAAAGATACCAATACTTTTGCCAGTGCTTCCCTTGATCGCACAATTAAG ATATGGAGTCTTGGTTCTCCTGACCCTAACTTCACACTAGATGGCCATTCAAAAGGTGTGAACTGTCTTGATTACTTCACTGGTGGTGATCGGCCATATTTAATTACTGGATCTGATGATCAGACTGCAAAG GTTTGGGACTATCAAACAAAGAGCTGTGTTCAAACACTTGAAGGACACACACATAATGTCTCTGCTGTATGTTTCCATCCGGAGCTACCTATAATAATTACTGGCTCAGAGGATGGGACAGTTCGCATGTGGCACTCTACTACCTACAG GCTTGAGAACACTCTTAACTATGGCCTTGAGCGAGTTTGGGCTTTAGGATACATGAAGGGGTCAAGAag GATCGTGATTGGATATGATGAAGGGACAATAATGATAAAAATTGGCCGTGAAGTTCCTGTTGCTAGCATGGACAGCAGTGGAAAGATCATATGGGCAAAGCATAATGAAATCCAAACTGTTAATATCAAGACTGTTGGTGCAGACAATGAG ATCGCAGATGGTGAGCGATTACCATTGGCTGTGAAGGAGCTGGGAAGCTGTGACCTTTACCCACAA AGCTTAAGGCACAATCCGAATGGGAGATTTGTTGTTGTATGTGGAGATGGAGAATACATAATATACACAGCATTAGCATGGAGAAATAGATCTTTTGGGTCTGCACTTGAATTCGTTTGGTCAACTGATGGGGAATATGCTGTCAGAGAAAGCACCTCGAGGATAAAGATATACAGTAAAAATTTCCAG GAGAAGAAAAGCATAAGGCCATCATTTTCTACAGAACGCATATTTGGTGGAGTATTACTGGCTATGTGTACAAatgacttcatttgcttctacGATTGGGCGGAATGCAGGTTGATACGTCGAATTGATGTCAATGTGAAG AATCTCTACTGGGCCGACAGTGGTGATTTAGTAACAATTGCAAGTGATACATCGTTCTACATTTTGAAGTATAAT AGGGATGTagtttcatctcatttggatGGAGGAGGTTCAGTTGGTGAGGAAGGTGTGGAAGATGCCTTTGAACTGCTTCATGAGATCAATGAACGCGTCCGAACTGGGCTATGGGTTGGTGATTGTTTCATCTACAATAATTCTTCATGGCGGCTTAATTACTGTGTAGGAGGAGAG GTCACAACCTTGTTTCACTTGGATCGGCCAATGTATTTATTAGGATATCTTGCAAACCAAAGCCGTGTCTATCTTATCGATAAGCAATTTAA TGTTGTTGGGTATACTTTACTCCTTAGTTTGATTGAGTATAAAACACTTGTAATGCGTGGAGATTTTGATCGTGCGAATTCTATGTTATCATCTATACCGAAGGAGCAATACGACAG TGTGGCACGTTTCTTGGAATCACGGGGAATGTTGGAGGAAGCACTTGAGATAGCAACAGACACTAACTACAGATTTGATCTGGCTGTGCAGCTTGGTCGACTCGAAATTGCAAAG GCAATTGCTACTGAGGTGCAAAGTGAGTCCAAGTGGAAGCAGTTAGGGGAGTTAGCTATGTCAACTGGAAAG CTTGAGATGGCAGAGGAGTGTCTTCTACATGCTATGGACCTCAGTGGTTTATTGCTTCTGTATTCATCCCTTGGGGATGCTGAAGGGATTACAAGATTGGCATCTGTAGCTAAAGAACAAGGAAAGAACaatgtttctttcctttgtttcttcatgCTAGGAAAATTGGAAGAATGCCTTCAACTGTTAATAGAAAG CAATCGTATTCCTGAAGCAGCATTGATGGCGAGATCTTATCTTCCTAGCAAAGTCCCTGAGATAGTAGCATTATGGAAAAAGGATCTCCAAAAG ATAAACCCAAAAGCAGCAGAGTCGTTGGCCGATCCTGAGGAGTACCCAAACTTATTTCCAGACTGGCAGATTGCTCTCAATGTAGAAGCTACCGTCGCCCCCAAAAG gGGTATCTATCCACCGGCTGAGGAGTACATGATTCATGCTGAAAGGTCAAATGAGAGTCTAGTGGAAGCTTTCAAAAATACACATGTACATGAAGAGGTGCTACCAGATGATAACGAAGACACTGTTCACGAG GTAATCGAGGATAGTGGAGTAGAAGAGAGTCAAGAAGATGCTGTTGAGGTTTATGCTGAGGATGACGGAGTAGAAGAGAGTCAAGACGATGCTGTTGAGGTTGAGGCTGATGGTTCAACTGATGGTGCTGTCTTTGTGAATGGAAATAGTAGTGAGGAACAGTGGG TACTGACTCCTGAGCAGTAG